From a region of the Phaseolus vulgaris cultivar G19833 chromosome 6, P. vulgaris v2.0, whole genome shotgun sequence genome:
- the LOC137831067 gene encoding transcription termination factor MTEF18, mitochondrial-like yields MVPNFFISRLIASSSFTGYRSTHLLLGSLLPYKHTASLFFFDSFTSRTSSDSESDENHKKGDTFTVSYLINSCGVSLTLARELSNRINLKTPDGPDAVIDILSYYGFSKSQLAKLVARHPSVLFAKVEDTLLPKLNFFRSIGFSNTDIPKILIANHGILKRSLEKCIIPRHEILKTVVRNDREVVRAIKNAPLGFVYGDLMNKLVPNINILRQCGVPQASISHLVTNSLSAAYVEHSRFVEAIKTVKEIGFSPLKMDFVVAIHVLVTMRKEVWDSRFEVYERWGWNREMALRAFRKFPSFMKFSGETFSRKMSFLVKDMGCPSEAIAEYPLVVAYSLEKRIVPRFSVIKILKSKGLLEKNVPFSSIICTTEEKFLEKFVVSFQNVLPLLPDLYRGFINQSNVM; encoded by the coding sequence ATGGTGCCCAATTTTTTCATTTCAAGATTAATTGCATCTTCATCATTCACAGGCTACAGGAGTACCCATCTTTTATTGGGTTCTCTACTGCCATACAAACACACTGCTTCACTTTTTTTCTTCGATTCTTTCACTTCACGCACTTCCTCTGATTCCGAATCAGATGAAAACCACAAAAAAGGTGACACCTTTACTGTATCTTACCTCATCAACTCATGTGGGGTGTCCCTAACTCTGGCTAGGGAACTCTCCAACAGGATCAATTTGAAAACCCCAGATGGCCCAGATGCTGTCATTGATATCCTCAGCTACTATGGGTTCTCAAAATCCCAGCTTGCAAAGCTTGTGGCGAGACATCCTTCCGTGCTATTTGCAAAAGTAGAGGATACCCTTTTGCCTAAACTCAACTTCTTTCGTTCTATTGGGTTTTCCAACACTGACATACCGAAGATCCTGATTGCGAACCATGGTATCTTGAAGAGGAGCTTGGAAAAATGCATCATCCCTCGCCATGAGATCCTAAAGACAGTAGTTCGTAATGATCGGGAAGTTGTTAGAGCTATTAAAAATGCCCCACTAGGTTTCGTGTATGGTGACTTAATGAATAAGTTGGTTCCAAACATTAACATTTTGAGGCAATGTGGTGTGCCTCAGGCTTCCATCTCTCACCTGGTGACCAATTCTCTGTCTGCAGCATATGTGGAGCATTCCAGGTTTGTGGAAGCTATCAAGACAGTTAAGGAAATTGGATTTAGTCCTTTGAAAATGGACTTTGTTGTTGCTATTCACGTGCTTGTAACTATGAGAAAAGAAGTGTGGGATTCAAGATTTGAGGTTTATGAAAGGTGGGGCTGGAACCGGGAAATGGCTCTTCGAGCATTTAGGAAGTTTCCCAGTTTTATGAAGTTTTCAGGGGAAACATTTTCCAGAAAGATGAGTTTCCTAGTCAAGGATATGGGTTGCCCATCAGAAGCTATTGCTGAATACCCTCTAGTTGTAGCGTACAGCTTGGAGAAGAGGATTGTTCCTAGGTTCTCTGTAATTAAAATCTTGAAATCAAAAGGTCTTCTTGAGAAAAACGTGCCCTTTAGTTCCATTATTTGCACAACTGAGGAAAAGTTCTTGGAGAAATTTGTCGTCAGTTTTCAGAATGTTTTGCCCCTCTTACCAGACCTCTACAGAGGTTTCATCAATCAGTCAAATGTAATGTAG